GAAGAAATTGCTATGGGTAAGTACTAAGTAGTAGAGTAGTATGTacgtttcaaaattatttatatgtataaataaaaatgtatgctaATGTATGCACTTGctctaaattattttgttgaaaatatctaaatctcctgaaatttatatcatattttattatttaagtttattcaTTAGGTATATAAGTTTTCTGGTAATACAagctatattatgtagtaaataactaggtacttactacataatatagcttacagtatgtaggtacttacattaAATTAGTTACAAATACTTAACTTCGCCAACATTATCGTATGCAGTTGGCAGTATACTGTATACCCTATTGTAATTGACATTTTTTGTTCGTAACGCGTCGTtctattcaaaattttaaaccaAATTGTTAACccacatacctacctaatttgTACAGGACCAGCATGTTGGCTATGGGATTATTTACGAAGATCGGGCCAAGGGGGGTTCTTTTTGCCTCTAAGTGGTGGGGTGGACTCGTCGAGCACTGCTTGTATTGTGTTCTCCATGTGTACGCAAATTTGTGATGCAGTACAGAGAGGaggtaagtttaaaaaatatcgatttaCCAATAATAGTTGAAATTCTCTGTACTTAGTACATTTTtggaaattaaaattctattcgattaagtacctatagattgaaaaaaagttttaaaatggGAAAGTGTGTCGCACCGTTTTCTctgttctatttttataaataggtagataaactaaataatattgtactaCCCACGGAGTTTTTAATCTTAtccaaatgaaaatttaacgTGTTTATAACAATACGAATGTGTAAAGATTAGTTAAAAAACTTCTAATAaatgacaaaataaataatggctTTTTGCCAACGTCCGTAATCCATCTAACGAGTTATATCTATCAGCGGCCTAGATTTATTGAACTCTACTATAGATATCTGTATGATATCAAAGTTTCGTTTAAAACTGGTTATACGCATGTATAACATTACTTCTTATCTATAATCGGTGATAACAAGTTCAATTTTAGTATTTCATACGTAATTTTTTCCtgtacaaaaatgttttagtaAAAATCATCTCTAAATTTTTGAGcaatatcataataaaaatgatataatattaaaaaaattattcagaaaatgaaataataaaaatataaaaagatttcCGACCACTAGGCACCGGCGAGATTCGAACTCACGATCTCCTGTTTACTAGACAGGCGCTTTAACCAACTAAGCCACGGCGCCGATGTCTTATACGACGAAATAAGCGTATAATACGTTCTTTTCTCTGACACGTGTGATGACGTAATACGTTCATATTAATCTTGCATCTGTCGtccttatgtttttattaataaagtttaatttcaattaaacattattatcatTCAGAATGAATTAATGTTTTGATGATTTTTGAATAGtttgcaataaattaataatatgtatgttccatatacttattatattatagagctGATGATTATTActacgtacataatattatttaatacaagtGGTTCgacccggcttcgcctgcaGTACGTATATAACGAAATCGGTCCTGCAATAccatagtatttaatatttatgcatACAGTAGCAgttattcataatatacttagtagttttttttataatagaaatgctttgttttaaatattaataataattaataataaataatataatatttaaggcctggataaaaaaaaaatcctttacCTCTTTACCTTTCAGATAGCCAAGTTCTGTCTGACGTTCGTAAGATAGTGTCAGAGTCAGATTACACCCCACTCGATCCGAAGGAACTTTGCAATAGAATACTGGTCACATGTTACATGGCCACTGAGAATTCCAGTGAAGAGACGAGACAGAGGGCTAAGCAAGTAAGCAGGTTGTATATACTAATGGAAtgatgtatattgtataatgtttGTCTTCTATTacctgaccggttggcttggttggtagtggccctgccttccaagccagaggtcgtgggttcgattcccacccagggcaaatatttgtgtgatggaCATAGATGCTTTTGCTCGGTGTCTGGATgttaatttatctatataagtaggtatttataaaataaagaacatTATTGCAAGAATATATTCTAATAAACCAAGCTATTTTTAGTTGTCCATCGAAATAGGGAGTTACCATTTTCCCATACTAATCGACTCTGCAGTGAGTGCAGCTATTGGTGTATTTCAAACTGCTACTGGACTTGTACCGAAGTTCAAGATCAATGGTGGCTGCCATCGAGAGAATCAAACATTGCAAAACATTCAGGTATTTATAAGAAACTAGCTttttgcccgcgacttcgcccgctttatctaacACCTATCCTTTTAAGGCATTTTTGTCCTTtagtaaaatagtttttaatgtAGATATCTACTTAATAAAGACATATCatagaaattagaaacagTTAATGTTTAGAAATGtggatacatattattaaagttacGATATTTCCATTTTGTGTACATTTTTTGTCttttactaaaatatgtagttgCTAATAAGTGTTTGAACGTTTTTCTTTCAGGCTCGTCTCCGCATGGTATTCGCGTACCTATTTGCCCAACTAATGCTCTGGGTGCGAGGCAAGCCGGGTTGTTTGCTAGTGTTGGGTTCTGCGAACGTGGACGAGTCTCTTCGGGGCTATCTCACTAAGTACGACTGTTCTAGTGCCGATGTGAACCCCATTGGTGGCATTTCTAAGACAGACTTGAAATCGTTTCTGCGCTTCGCTGAAATGCGGTAaggttatgtaattttaattttaagggtACTTTTATAGGTGTATCAATAATGCTTTTTACTAGTTATCTTAAATTGCTAAATAATCAtgagattattattatttaaatctatacgtatactaatatactaatattataaaggtgaatagtttgcttgtttgaacgcgctaatctcggggactactggtccgatttgaaaaattctttcggtgttagatagcccatttatcgaagaaggctataggctatatatcatcacgctaagaccaacagacgtggagcactgcgggtaaaaccgcagggcacagctagttgtttaatattaatgagaccactattatttaaattgataaatattacccttctatatgtgtgttacaattaaacatttcaattaatatgtacatatgtTTAGTTGTTTTTCTATGTTTTTCAAACGATAATCTATTATTTCGATATGTCTACAAGGACTTCCTGTatgtttcataataattaacataagtATTGGATTGCAATTAatgatttctttttatttcttttatctttccgttaaacaaaatttatacaaaacaacTAAGTCAATAATGCACTAACTACTAATTACTaaaggtataatttttttttcagtttttccCTGCCGTCTCTATCAGGTATATTAGAAGCTCCGCCTACAGCAGAATTAGAGCCTTTAGAGGAAGGAAAGATCACGCAAACAGACGAAGAAGACATGGGCATGACATACACTGAACTGTCTGAGTTCGGTAGACTGAGGAAAATGCACTCGTGTGGACCGTTTGGAATGTTCCAGAAATTAGTACACACTTGGAACGAGAAGTGTACCCCACAAGAGGTATGTATCCATAGAGGGACAAGTGGTTTCGTAAACATTaagatgaattattttatttataattatttattgtataagttttaaataaatgaatcagCGTGAATCATCCTTAATACACACagaaataagaaattataGTACAGAACAATGGGAGGAAGGGCATAagtaaaacaatgttttttttttgtgtcagTGACCGCTGTAATCACGAGGCGCAGACGAGATTTCTTATAATCCATTTTTTCATCTTCAACATCATTTAAGTTGTATGGTGTTTCATACGCAACATAAATTGGAATAATttccaacaaaaaaaaaaaaatattcagccGCCTTGTATCCAtacgataataatatatagctgATACACATAGTGGTACTTTCAGGTGGCAGATAAAGTGAAGCACTTTTTCCGTTGTTACGCGATGAATCGCCACAAAATGACGGTTCTGACGCCATCTTACCACGCGGAATCCTACAACCCGGATGACAATCGCTTCGACCATCGACCTTTCTTATACCCTGTGCAGTGGAATTGGCAGTTCAAGAAAATTGACGAATCGGTAAGAAAACCTTttaccttttttcaattaacaactaTACTTACACATCTGTTAAAACTGCCCGAGGGGCGAAGTTTGTCTAAAAAATGTATCCTAATTATgcaagcaaacaaacatacagaatATGAAACTATcaggaaaaaaattaaagtcataaaaaaattaaagtcatCAAGTGTCACTCATTGGCGCGCGGTTCAACCAACTTACACTTTTTATTACTATGacgtatattttatgaaaaacctTAATATTAATTCTGACTAAGCCGTTGTCTGAAAACAATCATAAGTAGTTTCACAATAGTTAATTGAATCAGCTGTACAAATATACTTACgtcaacaaataaattttatttggatgTAATTAAGCGTATAAAATTCCGCTACTTATGGATCTTTGTTTTGCGCCAATgtttacctattttttttaattatagaaggttatttatactaaaattttacatttttttcattttttataaggatCACTTTCTCAACTTGCTAATCACTCACCAATGGCCTgttcaattatttgttaaaaagttatttgtcatttaatttgcaacatcAGGTTTACAGAACTTATCTAGAAGTCGGAAAACttgctataaatatattattatttatgttaatttgtgttaaacatgactaaacattattatgattgtattttctaaaaactttttattttgtttcctaTTCCAGGTGGCTCTTATGATGCATAGATAGAGTTACTACTTGGCAAGAACTTGaagcaatattaattaaatattcctATAGTATCGGCATTCTAGTAACTAGTGAATGTTTTAGCACACCATAgtgtatgttatattatatctatactaatactagcggtccgctccggtttcgcccgtggtacatttttacgttttctctccataagaaccatcctcgtacttcaagaaatgtaataaaaaaagaattaacgaaatcggttcagttgttctcgagttatgcgcttaccaacacattttgcgattcatttttatattatagattataaagaggaaaggtttgtatgtatgtatgtatggttttcacgcataaagtactggaccgattttgatgaaatttggcacagataatctttagaccctgagaaagaacataggctaccttttattgcgaaatatgtaaccacgggcgaagccggagcggacctctatagtttataataattttacaatgatGTCGATTTTCATCATTAGAAGctatgttataaaatagtatctttattaatttatattaggaaaatatgtatgtatttttgtgaacagttttttaaatcttgcttattgtttggtttttattgcattttcatatttataaataacgttATGTAGATGGGGTAATTTTTgggttttaataaataaatatgagttttattattcaaagattcattttatttttatttcctgtAATctcagatattatttttatatattttacatatttcaatTAAGTAAGTATCTAAAAAAATGGGGAAAATGTCCAATAAATTCCGCGTTGTTGTGTTTATTCATATCATActctgaaaaagaaaaaaaaacagcgtTAGAGTAGCAGGGCTCCTATTTCTCTGTAGTTTtttaaaacctaacctaatcaACCTTCGGATTATAGTGACAAATTACTTAATTCATTCTTCATTTCTCTAGATATACTTAAGTAAAACaatcattattaaatatttttagtgaaAAAACGTAATACAAGAACATTCGAGAGATTTCACAAAAACCTAGGGTATCTCTTGGTTTTCGTAAAATCTCATCCTGATTTCCCTGCGAGATACATACATAAAGCTATCTATAAAATTCAAaaggataattatttttcatattatgttatttagcTCAAATGTTCATTGGTGACATTACGACCAACGAAGTAATTTATATGAGTATTATCaatatatacagggtggaaACCTGAAATGAATTCAAAATTTCCACCCTACCTATATcttcttcttaatatatataaatctcgtgtcacaatgtttgtcctcaatggactcctaaaccacttaaccgattataataaaattcgcacaccatgtgcagttcgatccaacttgagagataggatagtttaaatctcaaaccgttttagagaaagcgggcgaagccgcgggcggtaagctagtacatatataaattttaaagataaaaatatttgtatacttACCATCCATGGTTTAATTACATCCTGCAGCATTTGCCCAAAGAAACCTAAGAGAGAGgtgtttttcaattttaatcaataattaaatattgataattatgcTATTAAACAACCTAGGATTAATTAAGTTTGAATTGAAGAAATAAGATATTCGGACAAGGGTTTTCTCATAcacgttatttcatatttttcactAAAGAATAGATGAAAATTCCaaagaaaaagtttttttttgaattttcattctTTGCTGACATACAGCTATGCCCGATAGACTACAATCTACAATTATATAGTTACATCTTAAACTTTGTTTACTGTAAAAACGTCTACCCAACTAGTATAATAGTTAAATGAAAGTGTCATTGAATGGTTGTTTAGAATACatatttacctacttaaataaacaaaattcaataatgCTAGCAGGAGATTGCAATACCTACTTAAGGGGGTTGAATATGAGAATACTCTATGTCAATCGTTTATACCACACtaaatattaagtaactaatttttctattttagaattgtagttataattaatgttttaggacgttgtattttagaaaatttaacattaacGACGATGATCTTGTAGGCAGAAAACTCCAGAGCCTCGGTCACCGCCGTAGAGTGGCTAGCTTATCGGTCTTCTATCGGATACACTTTGGTGAGTGCGCTGCGGAACTGCACGATCTTGTTCCGCCATCCCCGTTCTTCCATCgatcgtcgaggcgcacagattctaggcatcgccatatggtggacgttccatgtacccggactaagcggttcgattccacattctttatccgaaccgcaagggactggaacatgcttcctgaatctgtgttccccgacgagtacaatatgggggtcttcaagcgtagagtgaacaggtaccttctagggaagcgcgtaccatctaagaccacatctcagcttaacatcaggcgagattgtggtcaagctcTTCCCTAtcgtcaataaaaaaaaaaaaaaaaaaaaaaaaatttgtatgcCAATTTGTTTGGCGAATTGTGTGGACTATGTGAACTCTGCATTATCACAATTCTAACaaaaaatgatttgatttaGAAATGTAATACTGCAGGCTACAAACCTGCGCCTTTAGGCGGTGAAGGTGTTGCAGGTAAGGAGGGTGTTGTTACGGCCGGTACGGTTGATGATAATATCGATGTGGGGTCTGTTGAAGAATCTGTAACATGTTTAACGTTTATTGCAgtatataaatgatattatagatatattagTTATTTGATATAGATGATAGATGATATATGATGGGATTGCGATAGACAAAAATcccatttttatttagacaATAAGCAAATATTGCAACAgtattaacaaataacaaaaaaagcaaataatgcaaaagttacttaattttattttcaaaatcgcgTGCACTAGACTAGAGTCTAatgagaaataattttattttaataaatataatggtaAATAGTTGCTTGGCTGAAATagtctatattattatcatgaaTGTTGTTCagaagttattacttacccgCTGGCTTCGCAAACtgtaatagaaatataaataatgagttaaaaagaaaatgttaaatttatatttaaaaacgtaCGAGAAAGCAACTTTAGAAACAAtggaatgaaatttaaaatattcgagAAACCTCTatacaaaaacatattatactcaaataattaattaaggaTAAAATCTGATAAATACGTAATGATGCATATATTcattaagtttattaaatatgtatattttttctattaatgttaaaatataaataacaaattacgAAAGGCTACTTACTGCACCTATGAACATCACTGCTAAAAGCAGAACGACAAATAGCTTTTTCAACATGTTTGGAGTCTTTATGACGCTCTCGGCAGTTGAATATTAGCTCTAAAGTAATATGTTGAGTTTATATATCACCGGTAGACGCAGcacaatattatgtgaacacctgaacaaattttaaaatatgcagacgtaatacaaaatatttttgacacaggctttgttaaaatgttagatgACGTACCTATATGGTAAATATCGTGTAAGTTTTCCATGAAGTTATGGATTCGTCATCACCGTTTTGTTTATATAGAGGATGTCGTTAAATTAgaatacttataatttataaatatatattattatattcctttaaCTTCAAAGGGCGACTTGATGTGACTATTCAGTATTCTTAACAACGCAGTTGTGAAAGATGcctttagtttattttatttctatctaGTAAGTACACTTAGATTAAGGACTGGTCGCGCGtagcgcgcgcggagaccaatccttaatctaagtAAGTACATTTAAATGAGCAATTCGAATTTAATGAAGTTGTTtttgtataggtaggtactttatgCTCTTGCATTGCATACTTCATTAAACCTCCTGGTTTTAGGGGCGGTTAATCGATCTGGCAAGGATACAGCAAAGTTCGGTCACCCAGCAAATAttgcatttataaaaataaatatctagataagcaatatgattttaatattacctaaTTGTGTGAAATATTAACAGGTTTTTCTACGTGTTCTTACGTTTCTACTGTAACTaggtgaaataaa
This window of the Colias croceus chromosome 5, ilColCroc2.1 genome carries:
- the LOC123692010 gene encoding glutamine-dependent NAD(+) synthetase encodes the protein MGRKVVVATCTLNQWALDFEGNLSRILQSIQEAKELGALYRTGPELEICGYSCEDHFHEPDTFLHSWQVLAELLKSSTCDNILVDVGMPVQHRNVSYNCRVVFLNKKILLIRPKMTLCEDGNYRESRWFSRWTKEKQTEDYYLPRMITAITNQTTVPIGDAVIATKDTCIGFEICEELWNPRSRHIDLGLDGVEIICNGSGSYTELRKAYVTVDLVKSATFKSGGAYLFSNLRGCDGQRIYFNGCSCVAVNGDIVSRGLQFSLQDVEVVTATIDLEDIRSYRAKKRSRSHLAASSSPFPRITVDFALSDNEDIHLIANPAIEWQYLSPEEEIAMGPACWLWDYLRRSGQGGFFLPLSGGVDSSSTACIVFSMCTQICDAVQRGDSQVLSDVRKIVSESDYTPLDPKELCNRILVTCYMATENSSEETRQRAKQLSIEIGSYHFPILIDSAVSAAIGVFQTATGLVPKFKINGGCHRENQTLQNIQARLRMVFAYLFAQLMLWVRGKPGCLLVLGSANVDESLRGYLTKYDCSSADVNPIGGISKTDLKSFLRFAEMRFSLPSLSGILEAPPTAELEPLEEGKITQTDEEDMGMTYTELSEFGRLRKMHSCGPFGMFQKLVHTWNEKCTPQEVADKVKHFFRCYAMNRHKMTVLTPSYHAESYNPDDNRFDHRPFLYPVQWNWQFKKIDESVALMMHR